CGTGGGCCCGGAGCGCATCGTGGCGCTGTCGTTCCCGCGGTCCTACGAGATGGTCGCCGCGTTCTGGGCGGTGGCCAAGGCCGGCGGCGCGCACGTGCCGGTCGACCCGACCTACCCCGAAGACCGCATGCGGCACATGGTCAACGACTCCGGCGCGGTCATCGGCATCACCGCGAGCGAGTACGTCGACCGGCTGCCGCGCGACGTGGAGTGGCTGCGGATCGATGATCCGGAGTTGGGTGAACTGGTCGAGAGCCAGTCCGCCGAGCAGGTCACCGACGCCGACCGGATCTCCACGCTGGCGATGCGCCACCCGGCGTACGTCATCTACACCTCCGGCTCGACCGGTATGCCCAAGGGCGTCACCGTGACCCACGCGGGCATGGGCGGCCTGGTCGGCGTCGCGGCGGATCTGTACCAGCTGGAATCGCACCATCGGTTCCTGCACATCTGCTCGCCCAGCTTCGACCCGTCGGTGCTGGAGTGGCTGTGCGCCGCCTACACCGGCGCGACGCTGGTGGTCGTGCCGTCGACCATCATCGGCGGACCGGACCTCGCGGAGCTGCTGCGCACCGAGCGGGTCAGCCACACGATCATCACCCCCGCGGTGCTGGGCACGGTCGATCCGGAAGGCATGGAGGCGCTCGAGGTGGCCTCCGTCGGTGGTGACGTCACCACGCCGGAGCTGCTGGCCAAGTGGTGGCCGGGCCGGAAGTACTTCAACGCCTACGGCCCGACCGAGACGACGATCATCTCCTCCTACGCCCAGCTCACCCCGGGCAGGCACATCACCATCGGCCGTCCGGTGCGCGGCATGTCCGCGCTGGTGCTGGACAACCGGCTCAACCCGGTGCCGCCGGGCGTCGCGGGCGAGCTGTACCTGGCCGGTGGCGCGCTGGCGCGCGGCTACCACAACCGCCCCGACCTCACCGCGGAACGGTTCATCGCCAACCCGTGGAGCGACGAGGGCGCGCGGATGTACCGCACCGGCGACGTGGTGCGCTGGTTCGCCGAACCCGGCGAGCGCGCGGGCAACGCCGCGTTGCCGTCGGTGCCCTGGCAACTGGACTACGTGGGCCGCTCGGACTTCCAGGTGAAGATCCGCGGCTTCCGCATCGAGCTGGGCGAGATCGACACCGTGCTGGCGAGCCACGAGGACGTCGAGTACGCGATCACGATCGGCCGCAAGACCGAGGCGGGCGCGACGATCCTGGTGTCCTACGTGCTGGCCGCGCCGGGCCGGGAGATCGATACCGCGCGGCTGACCGAGTACGCCTCGCGCAGCCTGCCGCCGCACATGGTGCCGACGGCGATCGTGGTGATCGACGAGATCCCGCTGACCCCGGTCGGCAAGCTGGACCGCAAGGCGCTGCCCGAGCCCGAGCTGGCCCCGCGCGAGTTCCGCGCGCCGGCCAGCGAGGTCGAGGCCGTCATCGCCGAGGTGTTCGCCGAGGTGCTCGGCGTCGAGCAGATCGGTTTGGACGACTCGTTCTTCGCGCTCGGCGGCGACAGCATCCTGTCCATCCAGCTGGTCTCGCGGGCCAAGGCGCGCGGCGTGCTGTTCACTCCGCGTGACGTGTTCGAGCGGCGCAGCGTGGCCTCGCTGGCCGAGATCGCCGCGCTCGGCACCGGCGCCGAGCAGGCGCGGTTGGAGGAACTGCCGGGCGGCGGTGTCGGCGAGATCCCGCTGACCCCGATCATGCGGCAGATCCTCGGGAGCGGCTCGTCCTATCAGCGGTTCTCGCAGACCATGGCGCTGCGGCTGCCCGACGGCATCGACCGGGAGACCCTGGTCGCCACCATCGCGGCGGTGTTCGACCACCACGACGTGCTGCGGTCGCGGTTGCGCCGCACCGGCACGGACTGGACCTTCGAGGCGCTGCCGCACGGCGCGGTGGACGTCGACGCCCTGGTGCGGCGGGTGGACCTGGCCGCCGACACCGACGAGGCGGAGCTGGCCCGGGTCGCCACCGAAGCGCTCGACGGGGCGATGGGCGGGCTCGATCCGGCGAATGCCGCGATGGCGCAGTTCGTCTGGTTCGCGTTCGAAGGCGAGCGGCGGGACGTGCTTTTGATCGTCGCGCACCACTTCGTGGTCGACGGCGTGTCCTGGCGCATCCTGATCCCGGATCTGGCGGTCGCCTGGTCGCAGCTGGTCGCCGGTCAGCCGGTGGCGCTGCCCGCCAACGGCACCTCCATGCGGCGCTGGGCGCACAGCCTGGTCGAGGCGGCGAGCTCGCCGGACCGCGTCGCGGAACTGCCGTTCTGGCAGCAGGTTTCGGCCACGCCGGACCCGCTGCTCGGCGAGCGCGCGTTCGATCCTTCGGTGGACACGTTCGCCACCGTCGAGCGGGTGGAGGTCACCGTGCCCGCCGAGGTCACCGACGCGGTGCTCACCGCGATTCCGGGCCTGTACCGGGGCGGTGTGAACGACGGCCTGCTCTCGGCGCTGGCCATGGCGGTCGCCCGCTGGCGCGGCGACGGCTCGGACGCCGCACTGATCAAGCTGGAAGGCCACGGTCGTGAAGAGGACGTCGTGCCGGGCGCGGACCTCTCGCGCACGGTCGGCTGGTTCACCGCGGCCTACCCGGTCCGGCTGGACCTGGCAGGCGCCGACCTCACCGACGCGTTCGCCGGTGGCGCCGCGCTGGGCGAGATCGTGAAGTCGATCAAGGAGCAGTTGCTCGCGGTGCCCGACAAGGGTCTCGGCTACGGCCTGCTACGGCAGCTGAATCCGGAGACCGCGCCGACCCTCGGCGGCGCGGGTGGGAGCAGGGCGGGATCTGACGCAGCGCAGATCAGCTTCAACTACCTGGGCCGGATGTCGGCCGGGGAGATCCCCGAGCAGCTCGCCGAGATCGGCTGGGTGCCGGTGGCCGACCTCGGTCAGCTGGATGTCGACATGGACCTCGACATGCCCGCGAACGCGACGATCGACATCAACGCGATCGTCACCGACTCCGACGAGGGTCCGCGCCTCGGCGCGTCCTTCGCCTTCCCGACCGGCCTGCTGACCCGGGAACGGGTGCAGGAGTTCGCCGAGCTGTGGGTCGAGGCGCTCACCGCGCTGGCCACGCACGCGCGGCGGCCGGACGCGGGCGGTTTCACGCCGTCGGACATGCCGCTGGTGCGGGTGGGGCAGCAGGACATCGAGCAGTGGGAACGGGCCTACCCGGCGCTGTCGGAGGTGTGGCCGCTGTCGCCGCTGCAGTCGGGTCTGCTGTTCCACGCGATGATGACCCAGTCCACCGTGGACGTGTACACCATGCAGGCCGTGGTGGACCTGGGCGGCACGCTGGACGTGGCGCGGCTGCGGGCGGCGGCCCAGGGCATCGTCGACCGGTACCCGAACCTGCGCACCGCGTTCGTCACCGACGCCGACGGGCAGGCGGTGCAGGTGGTGCTGGATCGGGTCGAGGCGCCGTGGCGTGAGGTGGATCTCACCGAGCTGCCCGCCGACCAGCGGACCGCGGAACTGCGCAGGCAGGTCGCGGCCGATCAGGCGACGCACTTCGACATGGCCACCCCGCCGCTGATCCGGTTCACGCTGTTCCGCAGTGACGAGGCGCAATGGCACCTGGCCATCACCACCCACCACATCCTGCTGGACGGCTGGTCGATGCCGCTGCTCATGCGGGACCTGCTGGTGCTGTACGCGGTGCGCGGCGATCAGGCCGCGCTGCCGCGGGTGGCCTCCTACCGCAACTTCCTCGGCTGGCTGGCCGGGCGCGACCGGGACGCCTCGCTGCGCGCCTGGGCGGCGGCGCTGGAGGGCGTCAACGAACCCACCCAGCTCGCAGGCCAGCCGCGCGCCGCGGAGAACTACGAGATCGGCAAGGTGGTCACCGAACTCGACGCCGACCGCACCCGCCGGATCAGCAAGCACGCCGCCGAACTCGGCGTCACGGTGAACACGCTGGTGCAGGCGGCGTGGGGCATCCTGCTCGGGCGTCTGACCGGGCGCGGCGACGTGGTGTTCGGCGCGACGGTGTCCGGCCGCCCGGCCGAGCTGCCCGGCGTCGAGTCGATGGTGGGTCTGTTCATCAACACGCTGCCGGTGCGGCTGCGCATCGACGACCGCCAGACCATCGGCGAGCTGCTGGGCAGGTTGCAGGGCGATCAGGCCGGCTTGCTCGAGCACCACTACGTGGGGCTCACCGACATCCAGCGGGTGGCGGGCACCGGCTCGCTGTTCGACACGCTGCTGGTGTTCGAGTCCTATCCGATGGACAAGGAGGCGATCTCGGCCGCCAGCTCGATCGACGGCATGTCGGTGACCGGCGTCGGCGTCAACGACGCCACGCACTACCCGATGACGCTGCTGGTCATGTCGGAGGCCACCATCGAGCTGACCCTGAAGTACCTGGGCAGCCGGTTCACCGCCGAAGAGGTCGAGACCCTCGCCGAGCGGCTGGTGCGGGTGCTCGAGGCGCTGCTCGGCGATCCGGACGGCCTGGTCGGCGACATCGACATCCTCGATGAAGGCGAACGGGCCCGGCTGCTGGCCGAATCCGGTATCACCGCAACCGCTTCCGCGCCGGAGCCGGTCGGCCGGGTCGGGGCGCGCACGGTGGCCAAGGTGCTCGCCGAGGTCGTCGAAGAGGACCCGGAAGCGTCCGCGCTGCTGGCCGGCGCGGACGAGGTCGCCTTCCACCTGCTGGATCGGCGTTCCTCGCAGCTGGCCCGCGTGCTCATCGACCGCGGCGCCGGACCGGGCGACGTGGTCGCGGTGACGCTGCCGCGTTCGGTGGACGCGGTGGTCGCCGCCTGGGCGGTGCAGAAGGCCGGTGCGGCATGCCTGTTCGCGGGCGACCTCACCGCCGAGGAGCTGTCCGCGGCGGGCGCCGGATACGGCATCAGCCGGCAACCGGTGGCCGACAGCGACCTGCGCTGGGTGGCGCTCGACGACGTCCAGGTGCAGCAGGACATCGCCGCGGCCGCCGCGCATCCGGTCTCCTACGCCGACCGGGTCCGCCCGCTCGGCGAGGAACATCCGGCGTTCGTCGTCGTCACGGCGGACGGGGTCGTCTCGATGACCCAGTCCGAGGCGCTCGACGAGGCCGAACGGGTGCGCGAGGAATACGAGATCGACTACGAGTCGGCCACGTACGCCACCGCGGCCTCGGGCCGCCCCGCCGTCCTGGAGTTCCTGGTCTCCGCCACCGCCGGAGCCCTGTCCGTCCTCCCGACCGGCGACCTCGAGACCGACCTCACCGAGGGCGAGGTCACCCACTGGTTCGCGGCGCCGGGCGAAGCGACCGACGCGGCGGGCGAGGACATCACGATCGTCAGCTGATCGCACCGGACGAGCCCCCTCCCGACATGGGAGGGGGCTCTCCTGGGTGATGGCACCCCGGTCCGGACGCTGCCACGGGTGATCCTCAGCTGGGTCCGTGGTCCACTGAAGCCCGAGGGTATTCGAAGTCGGTTGCCGGACGAGTAGCGGTCCGGATTCGGTTCGTTTGACTACACTCGAGGTCGATCGGCGGCGACCATCGCCACTGTCATACGAGGCCGGAGGTGGTTTCATGGCGATGCCAGTTCCGCATGGCGACGGCTGGACGGCTGCCGACCTCGACCACATGCCCGAAGACGGATTGCGTTACGAGGTGTTGAATGGTCAGCTCGTCGTGAATGCCGCGCCCAAGCCTCGCCACCAGTTGTTGATCAGGTGGCTGGGGCGGGCCCTCGACGCGGTGTTGCCTCCTGGCCGTTTGGTGCTGGAAGGCGTCGGCGTACTGATAGGCGATGACGAGCCGATCCCGGACCTCGTCGTGGTGACCGACTCGATCGACGTAGACGCGAGAGGTGTTCCTGCGCACCAGGTAGAACTGGTTGTAGAAGTCGTGTCGAAATCCACGACGCTGCAAGACCGCATGGTCAAACCGGTGGTCTATGCGGAAGCCGGCATAGCGAACTACTGGCGTTTCGAGCCCAACGCTTTCAAGGGGCAGTTGCCGGGGGAGTCTCTCCCCGTCCTGTTCGCCCACGAACTCGGTGCCGACCACACCTACGAACTGACGCACCGGGTGTCCGCTGGCAACACGGTCACCCTGCGCAGTCCCTTCGAATTCACGATCGACCCGGCAACTCTCCTCCCCTGACCTCGCGCGAGGATGTCCGATATGAGCGCTCCCGAAAAGCAACAGGTGCTGCGTGTGACCGCCGAGCAGTTCGCCGATGGGGCGACTGCCGGACTCGGTGACATCGAGATCGTCGACGGGCGCGTGGTGCGACTGCTGGCCCAGAGCCCCGTGCACAGCCGGGTGGTCCGGCGGCTGGCCGGGATGCTGGAGTCGGCTCGGCGCGATGGAGGGCCGTGTATGGTCGTGGACTCCGATGTCGCCGCGCGATTCGCCGATACGGAATCCACAGCGGCGGATCGACGGTTGAACATCCGTTACCCCGATATCTGGATCCGGGACTGCGAACCCTACGACGTCAACACTGTGCGCGAGCACATCCTGCTGGTGGTGGAGGTCACTTCCGAATCGACCATCGATGCCGACATCACCGACAAGCGAATCCAGTACGCGGCCGCGGGCATTCCTCGATACCTGATCGTCCGGCTGGACCAGAAGGAAGAGCGCATCGAAGAGATCGAGGAGTACCGTCTCGACTGGTCCGGTCGACGCTACCGCGCCCATACGGTTCATCGACGTGTCTTGCTGCTCGACGACCCGGTCGAGGCGACCATCCCATTCGATGTACTGGAACAGCCCTGACGATTGCCACTCGCGGAATGGTCGGCGTAGCACGCCTCACCCGGTGAACCGGGAAGCAACCTCCGTCCGGTGGGCGCTACCACGGTAGCGAGCGCGCTCGAGTTGTCCGCTGCGCGCGATTGTCTGGCTTGATATGTCATTTACGCCGGTCGTGGGCATCGATAGGGTCAGGGACGCGGCTTCGGTCGCGGTTTCTCTCCGCCCGCAATGGACTCGCTCGCAGGGCATCTCGCGGGCGGTGCGCGAACTTCACAAGGAAGACATGTCCACGATCGCAACCTCGTCCGGCGGCAAGCCGGACGGCTCTTCCGCACGTCCGCTGCGCGCGCGGCTGGTGTTGTTCCTGGTCAGCGGGGCCATCTTCATGATGATGCTCGACCTGACCGTGGTGTCCGCCGCGCTGGCCGATATCCGCACCGACCTGGACACGTCCATCGACGGACTGCAATGGGTCATCGACGCCTATGCCATTCCGATGGCGGGACTGCTGCTGACCTTCGCCACGCTCGGCGACCGGTTCGGCCGGAAGCGGCTTTTCCTCGCCGGCATGACGGTTTTCACGGCATCGTCGCTGGCATTGGCGCTGGCGGGCACCATACTTCAGTTGAACATCCTGCGCGCGGTGCAGAGCGTCGGCGCGGCGATGATCTTCGCGACGGCGTTGCCGCTGCTGGCGGTGGCCTACCCCGGGGCGGGCAAGCGCGCGAAGGCGATCGGCGTCTACGGCGCAGTGATGGCGAGCGCGACCGTCGCGGGGCCGGTGCTCGGCGGCGCGCTGGTCACCCAGTTCGGGTGGCGCTCGATCTTCATCATCAACGTCCCGATCGGCATCTTCATCGGCGTGCTCGCCGTGCTGCGGATGCCGGAGTCGGCGCGGATGCAAGGGCGCAAAGCCGACTGGCCGGGGTCGCTGCTGCTCACCGCCGGCCTGGTGACGGGCGTATTCGCGCTGACCCGTGGCAACTCGCTGGGCTGGACCTCGGCCACGGTGCTCGGGCTCGGCGCCGCCGCGGCGGTGCTGCTGGCCGGGTTCGTGGCCTGGCAGTTCAAGGCTGAGCATCCGCTGCTCGACGTGGCCATGGTGCGCAAGCGCGGTTTCACCGGCACGGCCATCGTCTCGATCGGCCACATGGCGACGCTGATGGCCGCGAGCAACTACCTGGCGGTGTTCCTGATCAACACGCTCGGGTACACGCCGTTGCAGATGGGCCTGCGGTTGCTGCCGGTGACCGGTGCCGCGC
Above is a genomic segment from Nocardia sputorum containing:
- a CDS encoding Uma2 family endonuclease, translating into MAMPVPHGDGWTAADLDHMPEDGLRYEVLNGQLVVNAAPKPRHQLLIRWLGRALDAVLPPGRLVLEGVGVLIGDDEPIPDLVVVTDSIDVDARGVPAHQVELVVEVVSKSTTLQDRMVKPVVYAEAGIANYWRFEPNAFKGQLPGESLPVLFAHELGADHTYELTHRVSAGNTVTLRSPFEFTIDPATLLP
- a CDS encoding Uma2 family endonuclease, translated to MSAPEKQQVLRVTAEQFADGATAGLGDIEIVDGRVVRLLAQSPVHSRVVRRLAGMLESARRDGGPCMVVDSDVAARFADTESTAADRRLNIRYPDIWIRDCEPYDVNTVREHILLVVEVTSESTIDADITDKRIQYAAAGIPRYLIVRLDQKEERIEEIEEYRLDWSGRRYRAHTVHRRVLLLDDPVEATIPFDVLEQP
- a CDS encoding MFS transporter → MSTIATSSGGKPDGSSARPLRARLVLFLVSGAIFMMMLDLTVVSAALADIRTDLDTSIDGLQWVIDAYAIPMAGLLLTFATLGDRFGRKRLFLAGMTVFTASSLALALAGTILQLNILRAVQSVGAAMIFATALPLLAVAYPGAGKRAKAIGVYGAVMASATVAGPVLGGALVTQFGWRSIFIINVPIGIFIGVLAVLRMPESARMQGRKADWPGSLLLTAGLVTGVFALTRGNSLGWTSATVLGLGAAAAVLLAGFVAWQFKAEHPLLDVAMVRKRGFTGTAIVSIGHMATLMAASNYLAVFLINTLGYTPLQMGLRLLPVTGAALISAPLAMVFAKRVPFAVSLPVTMAFVALGTWLIGDFDSGDSWTHFLPGLVIGGLGLGAITAVNQAASLTFASDENAGMASATFGTLRQVGLAVGVAGLGAMFNHAARGSAADGLDALPGAVPPGPREQFLEAAGSGAGRSVADGLPAQFQPIAPDLSHIAVSASIDGLNSMIGLAAAIGGVAVLASALAFTVDHLRGRRTPAEPARRTEGA